A window of Acidobacteriota bacterium genomic DNA:
CAGGAGCTCATCAAAATTCTCAAAGAAAAGATGGAAAACTTTGCTTCAGAAGAAAAATTTGAAAGAGCAGCCCAATTGAGAGATCTCATTTTTGCAGTGGAATCATTGAAAAGAAGACCTTTATTCTCTTCCACAGAGCTGGAAGATCAAGATATTTTTGGATACTATCGAGAAGATGGTTATGTATCTTTAATTTTATTTTTAATGAGAAAAGGAAAAATTGTAGATAGAAAAGAATTTATTTTTGAAAACATTGCAGCTGAAAATGATCCCGAGATTATTTCTTCTTTTGTCATCCAGTTTTATCGAGAATTTATGAATTTCCCTGAAAAAATTCTCCTTCCATTTTATCCGGAAAATTTAAGTTACATAAAAGACTTTTTAAAGGAAATATTTCATAGAAATGTCGAAATTATCATTCCAAGAAGTGGAAACAAACTGAATATGATAAAAATAGCAAATCAGAATGCCAGAATCTCGTTAGAAAATAAATTTTTGTTAACAGGAAAAGATAATTTAGAGGAGGTTAAAAAGATAGTAGGGATTTCAAAAATACCGTTGAGGATAGAAGGATTTGATGTATCCCATATATCCGGAAAGGAAACAGTTGGATCTATGGTATCTTTTTTTGAGGGCGAACCTGACAAAAAAAATTACAGAAAATTTATCATAAAATACGTTGAAGGGATTGATGATTTTTATTCTATCTATGAAATAGTAAAAAGGAGGTATAAGAGATTAATCGATGAAAATGCTAAATTTCCTGATTTAGTAGTAATAGATGGAGGAAAAGCTCAGTTGAATGCTGCAAAAAAAGCTTTGAAAGAGCTTGGAATTGAAGACATTCCTGTAATTTCAATTGCTAAAGGCGAAGAGATTATTTATTCTGATTTGAAAAAGGATGGGATAAAACTCGAGAGTATATCAAATTTTTTAAAGCTTATTCAGAGAGTGAGAGATGAAGCCCACAGATTCGCCGTAACCTTCCATAGGAAGAGAAGGGAGAAATGATATTCGGAATAGGAATCGACCA
This region includes:
- the uvrC gene encoding excinuclease ABC subunit UvrC, whose protein sequence is MKVSLGKVVRKLPNKPGVYIFKNKREEIIYIGKAKSLKDRVKSYFTLYRSDKRSSFILDEIDDVNYVVTDSERDAFFLENNLVREHQPKFNVKLKDDKSYPYIKMTYQEDFPGAYYVRKVEDDGSIYFGPFAPASTAKNTMRILSKWFKVRQCDEKIDFKRKRPCLDYFVSQCSAPCTGFISRDEYRETIEEALLFLKGRDQELIKILKEKMENFASEEKFERAAQLRDLIFAVESLKRRPLFSSTELEDQDIFGYYREDGYVSLILFLMRKGKIVDRKEFIFENIAAENDPEIISSFVIQFYREFMNFPEKILLPFYPENLSYIKDFLKEIFHRNVEIIIPRSGNKLNMIKIANQNARISLENKFLLTGKDNLEEVKKIVGISKIPLRIEGFDVSHISGKETVGSMVSFFEGEPDKKNYRKFIIKYVEGIDDFYSIYEIVKRRYKRLIDENAKFPDLVVIDGGKAQLNAAKKALKELGIEDIPVISIAKGEEIIYSDLKKDGIKLESISNFLKLIQRVRDEAHRFAVTFHRKRREK